From the genome of Labedella gwakjiensis:
ACGCCTTCGGGCAGGCGCTCGCGCCGGCGCGAGCGCGACTTGCTGGGAGGTCCGTCAGAGTCGCCGTGACAAGCACAGGCAGCGGCGCTAGGGTCGAGTGACCACGGCGTGGAAGAACCGCCCGAATCGTCAGGCGGCACGCCGAGAACGGGGAGGTCGCTGTGGAAACCAACATCGTCGGTCTGGGGCTGGGGATCACGGATCGCTTCCGCGACTACGTCGAGGAGAAGTCCGACAAGCTCGGGAACCTCGCGGATCGCGCACTCGCATTCGACGTCAAGGTCAGCCGTCATCACGACAAGAGCGGCAAGCCCGGCGAGGACAGGGTCGAGCTCACTCTCGTCGGCCCCGGCCCGCTCGTCCGAGCGGAGGCCTCCGGCTCGGACAAGTACGTCGCCTTCGACCTCGCCATCGCCAAGATCCTCGAACGGGTCAGGCGATCGAAGGATCGGAAGAAGGTCCATCGAGGGAAGGGCAGGACGCCGCTCCGAGCGGCGAGCGAGCAGGGCTTCGCGAACGCGGGGCTGCAGGCCGCGTCCGTCGACGTTCTCGAGCGCGTGCAGACCGGCTCCCTCGACGTCGTCGGCTCCGAGGACGAGACCGATGAGGAGAACTACAGCCCCGTCGTGATCCGCGAGAAGGAGTTCCCCGCCGAGTGGATGACGGTGGACGAGGCGGTGGATCGCATGGAGCTCGTCGGTCACGACTTCTTCCTGTTCATCGACGCGCGGACCGATCAGCCGAGCGTCGTCTACCGACGCAAGGGATGGGACTACGGCGTGATCGAGCTCGTCGACGAGTCGGCCAAGGCGGCCGCTCGCGGCTGACCCGCTCGGCGACGCTCTGAACGGTGGCGTGCATCCCACGGGGATGCACGCCACCGGCGTGTCCGGAGGGCCTCAGGGGGTCGTTGCGGCTTTGGCCGGGCGTCCCCGGCGAGGTTTCGTGGTCGACAGGGGGAATGGAGACGGTCGCGAGGCGCCCAGGACCTCGGCGCACC
Proteins encoded in this window:
- the hpf gene encoding ribosome hibernation-promoting factor, HPF/YfiA family — encoded protein: METNIVGLGLGITDRFRDYVEEKSDKLGNLADRALAFDVKVSRHHDKSGKPGEDRVELTLVGPGPLVRAEASGSDKYVAFDLAIAKILERVRRSKDRKKVHRGKGRTPLRAASEQGFANAGLQAASVDVLERVQTGSLDVVGSEDETDEENYSPVVIREKEFPAEWMTVDEAVDRMELVGHDFFLFIDARTDQPSVVYRRKGWDYGVIELVDESAKAAARG